The DNA sequence AATCGCTGTCGCGCCGAGAAAATCACACTGCGCTACTTCCAGTATCTGGCTGCGCTCTACACCGAAATCATCCTCGACCGCCTGTTCCATGCCAAGGGCCAATTGCTGGCTAACTTGAATGCATTCGTCGCCAAACGCAACGAGGCCCGCCTGCCCGGCGAACCTCAGGAGAAACCCTTTACCGAAGGCGACCTGACCAAACTGGCATACTGGATGGCTACGGGCAGCGGCAAGACGCTGCTTCTGCACCTGAACTATTACCAGTTTCTGCATTACAACCGCGAGCCGTTGGAAAACATTCTGCTGGTCACGCCGAACGAGGGCCTGAGCGAGCAGCATCTGGCCGAGCTGGCTGCCTCCGGCATCCCAGCGCGACGCTTCCACCTGAACGCGGGCGGCCTGTGGAGCAACGGTCAGAACATGGTGCAGGTCATCGAAATCACTAAACTGGTGGAGGAAAAAAAGGGCGGCGGGGTGAGCGTCCCTGTGGAAGCCTTCGAGGGGCGCAATCTCATCTTTGTGGATGAAGGCCACAAAGGCAGCGGCGGCGAAGCCTGGCGCAAGTACCGGGACGCGCTGGCCGCAACCGGCTTTACCTTCGAGTACAGCGCCACCTTCGGGCAGGCCCTCTCGGCAGTCCGTAACGATCCCCTCACCGCCGAATACGGCAAAGCCATCGTTTTTGACTATTCGTACCGCTACTTCTACGGCGACGGCTTTGGCAAAGACTTTCGAATTCTGAACCTGAGGGACGAAACCGACGATGAAAAAACCAACGTGCTTCTGATTGGCAACCTGCTGTCCTTCTACGAGCAAATCCGGCTTTATGAAGAAGGCAAGGACGGCCTCCGTCCCTACAATCTGGAAAAACCGTTGTGGGTGTTCGTCGGCAGCACCGTCAACGCTGTCTATCACGAGAACAAGAAACCGCGCAGCGACGTGTTGACCGTGGCACGTTTCCTCCACCGCGTCCTTTCTGATCGCGGCTGGGCGGTCAAGACCATCGGAGCCGTCCTGGACGGCAAAACCGGCCTGGTTGTCCCCGATGGGACCGACGTTTTTGCCGGACGCTTCGGCTACCTGAAAGAACTCGGCCTGACACCGGAGAGCCTCTATGCCGACCTGCTGACGCGCCTGTTCCATGCGCCGGCCAGTGGCGGTCTGCACCTTGCTACCATCAAGAGCAGCCCCGGAGAACTTGGCCTCAAGGCAGCGGGCGCCGAAGACTACTTCGGTTTGATCTACATCGGCGACACCTCCGCTTTTAAGAAACTGGTGGAAGAAGACGCTGGCGGCATCACGCTGGAAGATGACGCCATCGCCGCCTCGCTCTTTGAGCGTATCAACCGTCTCGATTCGGCCATTCACGTGCTCATTGGCGCAAAGAAATTCATGGAAGGCTGGAATTCTTGGCGCGTGGCCAGCATGGGCTTGCTCAACATTGGGCAGCAGGAGGGAGCACAGATTATCCAGCTCTTTGGCCGCGGGGTGCGCCTAAAGGGCAAGGGCCTGAGCCTCAAGCGCAGCGCGGCACTGGAGGGGGAGCACCCCCAACACATCCGTCTGCTGGAAACGCTGAACATCTTTGCCGTGCGTGCCAACTACATGGCGCGATTCCGTGAGTATCTGGAACGTGAGGGCGTGGAAGTCGAGCCGCCTATTGAATTGCCCTTGTTCGTGCGGACAAATGGGCAGTTCCTCCGGCGCGGGCTGGTCGTGCCGCGTCCGCCCGAAGGCCGGAACTTTGCCTGTGAAGAAGGTCTTATCCTTGAACCAAATACATCAATCTCGGTGCAAGTGGATCTCTCCGTGCGCGTACAGAAACTGGAGAGTGGGCATTATGGCTTGCACACCGACGAGGCGCACAGTGGGCAAGCACAAAAGATTCCACGCGAGAGTCTGGCCTGGATAGACTGGCAGCAAGCCTATCTTGACGTGCTAGCCTACAAAGAACGCAAAGGGTGGAGCAATCTGGTGATCCGCCCTGAAACGCTGCGCCAAATCATTGAGCAGGTTCCCTGCACCGTCGTGGCAGAGGAGACTGTATTTCGCCCGACATCTTTTGCCGACCGCGCCTTACTCCAGCAGGCCGTCACCCGGCTCCTGTGCCGTTATGTGGATCGCTTCTATCAGGTGCGGCGCGAGCAATGGGAAGAGCAAACGATGGTTTATCGTCCCCTGGATCGAAAGGATCCTAACCTGGGGTTCAGGCCGTCAAGTGTTCGCGAAGAAAGAGCAGGCTACGTTATCCGAATTCCACGCTCTGAACAGCAATTGGTGACCGCAGTACGACAATTGCTTGCGGAGCAAGAACGCCTTTACCAGCAGGAGAATGCCGAGCTGTCACGCATCCATTTCGACCGCCACCTGTACCAGCCTCTTTTGGTAGACATGCCGGACAAGGCGCAGATCGTGCCGCCGGGACTGAAGGAGAGCGAAGCGCGATTTGTACGCGACCTGCGCGAGTACTGGAACGCCGAGAAGGACACATCACTGGCCGGAAAGGAAGTTTTCCTCCTGCGCAACCTGGGGCGAGGGCGTGGCGTTGGCTTTTTTGAAGAACGCGGCTTCTACCCGGATTTTATCCTGTGGCTGTTAGATCGTAAGACCAAGACCCAGCGTATCATTTTCATTGAGCCGCACGGCATGTTGCACGCCAAAGCGTACATTCGTGATGAGAAGGCGCACTTGTGGGAGCGGTTACCGAAACTCGCGGCGGAGATCGGGAAACGGAGCAAGCGCTGTGATATATCGCTGGATGCCTTCATCATCTCTGCGACCCCTTTCGACGAGTTGCACCAACGCTACGATGATGGCACATGGGATAGAGAAAAATTTGCTGAGAACCACATTCTTTTTTTCGAACGCAACGACAGCTACGACTACATAAAGAAACTCCTGGGAGTATAGGCTCCCCCGCTTCCTGTCGACAGTGGGCAGGCGCACGTTCTGCCGACGGCGATCACACTGCCTTCACGGGACCTCGGAGAAGCATGGGATGCGCCTCCCTGCCCTGGTTGTGAGTGCAGAAGCTGCAGAGCCAAGAAACCTTGTACTCTGCAGAGGTGAGGAATCCGGCTTCGGAATAACTGAACAGATCTTACGCCGGTGAGGGAAGGGAGAGTATCGTCAGGGTTTCTATGCTAGATCGTGAGGAAAATATGATAGAAATCCTGATGACCCGTTACATCATCGCCTTGATCTATCGCGATACGAGAGCCAATTGTGTCGAGTTAGCCGAATGCTTTGAGGGCCTCAGTCATGATCCGTTCAGTCGAATGCCGGGAGAAGTTTGCTGCTGGCCAACACGCCTGTGGCAGGGCTTCGCTCGGCGACTGAGCGGGGAAGGAGGTTACTTGCTGCTGGACGACACGGTCAGAAATGGGGGCAAGCCATGTTTGGGGTCCCCATGGGGTTTATTCTTCACGATTGGGCAAGGTGGGGCAAGGGATCAACGTGGTACTGCCCCCTCTGGACCGATGGGCAGCGGCAGGTTCTGATTGGCATGAAGGTCTGGCGCAAAGGCGGATCGAGCCAACTCGTCTTGGCGGCCAAGCTGCTGCGCGCTGGCGCACCGGCTGGGCCTGCAACCGTAGTACGTGATCTTCGATAGTTGGTAGAGTGCCAAGCGAGTGTTGCAGCAGATGCGGTCTTAGGGTTGGCACTTTCTCACTCGGTTGAAGAAAAATCGGAAGGTGGCTGGTCACGCGTTGAGCCACCACTGGCGACAGCGCGATGGGCATGGCACAGGCCGGCTCACCGGTGGCATCCAGGTGCTGGTTGTCAAAGACGGCTCCCGGTCCTGGGCCAGACGTCATCTGTCGCTGAGCGTGCCCCACGTCAAAGCCATCTATCGAATCAAACAACGGCTCGAGCAAACCATCAAGGTGCCCAAGGATCAACTACGCTGGGGCAAAAATCCGG is a window from the Blastocatellia bacterium genome containing:
- a CDS encoding DEAD/DEAH box helicase family protein codes for the protein MTSRKRGESGPALTSILQQYVKLENRLTLLAWLNHLLGYGSNWKLLEDCKTVAEGLGADGRSFLYHHLIARGSKVQIPADDLARYDENIRQHLEKINRCRAEKITLRYFQYLAALYTEIILDRLFHAKGQLLANLNAFVAKRNEARLPGEPQEKPFTEGDLTKLAYWMATGSGKTLLLHLNYYQFLHYNREPLENILLVTPNEGLSEQHLAELAASGIPARRFHLNAGGLWSNGQNMVQVIEITKLVEEKKGGGVSVPVEAFEGRNLIFVDEGHKGSGGEAWRKYRDALAATGFTFEYSATFGQALSAVRNDPLTAEYGKAIVFDYSYRYFYGDGFGKDFRILNLRDETDDEKTNVLLIGNLLSFYEQIRLYEEGKDGLRPYNLEKPLWVFVGSTVNAVYHENKKPRSDVLTVARFLHRVLSDRGWAVKTIGAVLDGKTGLVVPDGTDVFAGRFGYLKELGLTPESLYADLLTRLFHAPASGGLHLATIKSSPGELGLKAAGAEDYFGLIYIGDTSAFKKLVEEDAGGITLEDDAIAASLFERINRLDSAIHVLIGAKKFMEGWNSWRVASMGLLNIGQQEGAQIIQLFGRGVRLKGKGLSLKRSAALEGEHPQHIRLLETLNIFAVRANYMARFREYLEREGVEVEPPIELPLFVRTNGQFLRRGLVVPRPPEGRNFACEEGLILEPNTSISVQVDLSVRVQKLESGHYGLHTDEAHSGQAQKIPRESLAWIDWQQAYLDVLAYKERKGWSNLVIRPETLRQIIEQVPCTVVAEETVFRPTSFADRALLQQAVTRLLCRYVDRFYQVRREQWEEQTMVYRPLDRKDPNLGFRPSSVREERAGYVIRIPRSEQQLVTAVRQLLAEQERLYQQENAELSRIHFDRHLYQPLLVDMPDKAQIVPPGLKESEARFVRDLREYWNAEKDTSLAGKEVFLLRNLGRGRGVGFFEERGFYPDFILWLLDRKTKTQRIIFIEPHGMLHAKAYIRDEKAHLWERLPKLAAEIGKRSKRCDISLDAFIISATPFDELHQRYDDGTWDREKFAENHILFFERNDSYDYIKKLLGV